A window from Clostridia bacterium encodes these proteins:
- a CDS encoding ABC-F family ATP-binding cassette domain-containing protein translates to MRGNNMNLSFGMETIYDDAEFQIADHDKVGIVGVNGAGKTTLFKVILRELELDSGSIYVGNANIGYLPQEIDFEDRSKKVWDYLFEARPIKKIESKLNDIYEKLAIANEEEQVALLSTMSKLQQRLDNLDVYNAENILLELIDNMKIDNALLDMEIGNLSGGQKSKVAFAYILFSNPSILLLDEPTNHLDVTTKEFVTTYLKNYKGNVLIISHDIDFLNAVTSKILLINKVTHKISTYEGNYQTFKRRYAQEQLLKELRITQQEQEIKKLADFVQKVNQASRTKHDLKRVGQDREIKLAKKLKELEKREKIYKHIKIRLDPKRESAKIPLEVKDITFHYDGQNKLYDQLSFSLTGNERFLIVGENGVGKSTLLKLIMGIIRPDSGEIKFNPKTDIAYYAQELELLDENKSILENIDCDGLNDVQIRNVLGNFLFQGDFVYKKVALLSPGEKARIALCKLMLTRANLLILDEPTNHLDPDTQAIIGENFKDYSGTIMAVSHNPDFVEQIGITRMLILPDGKIVDYSRELLSYYYILNTDLV, encoded by the coding sequence GTGAGAGGAAACAATATGAATTTGTCGTTTGGAATGGAAACAATTTATGATGACGCTGAATTTCAAATAGCAGATCATGATAAGGTTGGCATAGTTGGCGTCAATGGCGCAGGTAAGACGACATTATTTAAGGTCATTTTAAGAGAATTGGAATTGGATAGCGGTTCAATATATGTTGGAAATGCTAATATTGGATATTTACCACAGGAAATTGATTTTGAAGATAGAAGTAAAAAAGTGTGGGACTATCTTTTTGAAGCTAGACCGATTAAAAAAATAGAATCTAAATTAAATGATATTTACGAAAAATTAGCAATCGCAAACGAAGAAGAACAAGTAGCGTTGCTTTCAACTATGTCTAAATTGCAACAGCGGTTGGATAATCTTGACGTTTATAATGCGGAAAATATATTGCTTGAACTTATTGATAATATGAAAATTGACAATGCCCTTTTAGATATGGAAATAGGCAATTTATCGGGTGGGCAAAAGTCAAAAGTAGCTTTTGCTTATATTTTATTTTCCAATCCAAGCATTCTTTTACTTGACGAACCGACAAACCACTTAGACGTTACAACAAAAGAATTTGTTACAACTTATCTAAAAAATTATAAAGGCAATGTGCTTATTATTAGTCACGATATAGATTTTCTTAATGCCGTTACGAGTAAAATTTTATTAATAAATAAAGTTACTCATAAAATTTCTACCTATGAAGGCAACTATCAAACTTTTAAACGTAGATATGCGCAAGAACAATTACTAAAAGAGTTGCGTATTACTCAGCAAGAGCAAGAAATAAAAAAACTTGCCGATTTTGTGCAAAAAGTTAATCAAGCGAGCAGAACCAAGCACGATTTAAAGAGGGTTGGACAAGATCGTGAAATAAAACTTGCCAAAAAGTTAAAAGAACTTGAAAAACGTGAAAAGATATATAAGCATATAAAAATAAGGCTTGACCCGAAAAGAGAAAGCGCAAAAATTCCTCTTGAAGTTAAAGATATTACTTTTCATTATGACGGACAAAATAAATTATATGACCAATTATCATTTTCATTGACAGGAAATGAAAGATTTTTAATTGTGGGCGAAAATGGCGTGGGTAAGTCTACGCTGTTGAAGCTTATAATGGGTATAATTCGTCCCGATAGCGGAGAAATAAAGTTTAATCCCAAAACGGACATTGCATATTATGCGCAGGAGCTTGAACTTCTTGATGAAAATAAAAGCATATTAGAAAACATTGATTGCGATGGTTTAAATGATGTTCAAATCAGGAATGTTCTTGGGAATTTTTTGTTTCAAGGCGATTTTGTTTATAAAAAAGTAGCTTTGCTTTCCCCCGGTGAAAAAGCAAGGATTGCGCTATGTAAACTTATGTTAACCCGCGCTAACTTACTAATTCTTGACGAACCGACTAACCACTTAGACCCCGATACCCAAGCAATAATAGGCGAAAATTTTAAAGATTATTCCGGCACAATAATGGCGGTTAGTCATAATCCCGATTTTGTTGAACAGATAGGAATAACGAGAATGTTGATATTGCCCGATGGTAAGATTGTAGATTATTCGAGAGAGTTACTTTCATATTATTATATTTTAAACACAGATTTAGTCTAA
- a CDS encoding phosphotransferase, whose product MECLNYKPFNEPEILSFLGEVGFPAPRIIEVRNNCIVLSYIDGVELGKMLNWSDDIPLEIVASFAKEIYAVNSINYDELLALYKKAVPNNSFDFYINYYSFNKQLLAKHWNEIEDTIKQYLPLFDDVLINRSKEMIAEELAFCHGDIHQENIILQNGNATLIDWESACIAPISYEIAMHLRKLGTQKNIKMILLNNIYC is encoded by the coding sequence GTGGAATGTTTAAACTACAAGCCTTTTAATGAACCCGAAATACTTAGTTTTTTGGGTGAAGTAGGTTTCCCCGCACCTCGAATTATTGAAGTAAGGAATAATTGTATAGTTCTTTCTTATATAGACGGTGTTGAGCTTGGTAAAATGCTTAATTGGAGCGATGATATTCCACTTGAAATAGTTGCTAGTTTTGCAAAAGAAATATACGCAGTTAATAGTATTAACTACGATGAATTACTAGCGCTTTATAAAAAAGCTGTTCCAAATAATTCTTTTGACTTTTACATTAATTATTATTCTTTTAACAAGCAACTACTAGCAAAACATTGGAATGAAATTGAAGATACTATAAAGCAATACTTACCTTTATTTGATGATGTATTAATTAATAGGTCTAAGGAAATGATAGCCGAAGAACTTGCATTTTGCCATGGCGATATTCATCAAGAAAATATTATTTTGCAAAATGGAAATGCCACATTAATTGATTGGGAATCCGCTTGTATAGCGCCTATTAGTTATGAAATTGCTATGCATTTGAGAAAATTGGGTACTCAAAAAAATATAAAGATGATTTTATTAAACAATATTTATTGTTAA
- a CDS encoding nucleotidyltransferase domain-containing protein — translation MDRCINKDFSQIPYPASKEEILQTIIRIDNEIKNNFIEKLWHENSLNILTINAFNDIKALPLSHYHFLHKIIDTLLKISGISEIVSFGSLARNQLTPLSDIDLCVITDLNVYEIKKMLETIKEITFIDTTLNKVTIRFNEILIEIVVCKKLEEIGKFYTNSMINDIKHSIIKGTENTFLTLQKMNKEFNFDKIRMKSETIKRLMFTFLSLNNIMKNGDDYRFYFNCNIIIHEVVKLYAFSKNKFAYSYLPKMATEDIDFEISSLVYDFKIDKKIYICRLAKSLIKVLTDVDCYEKKYIEILNNF, via the coding sequence TTGGATCGATGTATAAATAAAGATTTTTCACAAATTCCATATCCAGCTAGCAAAGAAGAAATCTTACAAACAATTATACGTATTGATAATGAAATTAAGAACAATTTCATTGAAAAGTTATGGCATGAAAACTCTTTAAATATATTAACGATTAATGCTTTCAATGATATAAAGGCATTACCATTAAGTCACTATCATTTTTTGCATAAAATTATAGATACCCTACTTAAAATATCTGGAATAAGTGAAATCGTATCTTTTGGCTCTCTTGCGAGAAATCAGCTTACACCACTATCCGACATTGATTTGTGTGTAATTACAGATTTAAATGTATACGAAATTAAAAAAATGTTGGAAACAATAAAAGAAATTACATTCATAGATACTACACTAAACAAAGTCACTATCAGATTTAATGAAATTTTAATAGAAATTGTTGTTTGTAAAAAACTTGAAGAAATTGGGAAATTTTACACCAATTCTATGATAAATGATATTAAGCATTCCATAATAAAAGGTACGGAAAACACTTTTTTAACATTGCAAAAGATGAACAAAGAATTCAACTTTGATAAGATCCGTATGAAATCAGAGACAATAAAAAGGCTTATGTTCACATTTCTATCACTAAACAATATAATGAAAAATGGCGATGATTATAGATTTTATTTTAACTGTAATATTATAATTCATGAGGTTGTGAAATTATACGCTTTTTCAAAAAATAAATTTGCGTATAGTTATTTACCAAAAATGGCGACAGAAGATATTGATTTTGAAATTTCGAGTTTAGTCTATGATTTCAAGATAGATAAAAAAATATATATTTGCAGGCTTGCAAAAAGTTTAATTAAAGTACTAACCGATGTTGACTGCTATGAAAAAAAATATATAGAAATACTAAATAATTTTTAG